From the genome of Henckelia pumila isolate YLH828 unplaced genomic scaffold, ASM3356847v2 CTG_601:::fragment_2:::debris, whole genome shotgun sequence, one region includes:
- the LOC140873491 gene encoding protein HHL1, chloroplastic-like encodes MSLNQLVRLPLSSSNGRSRTQHSLFSATTTTTTCNPCHQKHKLPMLVQAKSKKGMAARQYQRQAPPPLPKLEDDGNPKFVIFIRMANVYLWYPLNIVTGGTTAKIMVAAKDNFLGKYIYKDTLTRNLAAVIYRDEKEMQKMAIKQFRVLRSATEFKYGYKLVENNNLRAALAANDVIELPSQEELKTVLDKVKDFFGDAKESFGKMTFLNSEAEASDDTEEKTKGKPTTKS; translated from the exons ATGTCGTTGAATCAATTGGTGAGGCTTCCCTTATCTTCCTCCAATGGAAGATCCAGGACTCAACATTCACTCTTTTCtgctactactactactactacctGTAATCCATGCCACCAAAAGCATAAACTTCCCATGCTGGTCCAAGCTAAAAGCAAGAAAGGAATGGCGGCCAGGCAGTACCAGCGCCAAGCACCTCCTCCATTACCAAAGCTTGAAGATGATGGCAACCCCAAATTTGTCATCTTTATTCGAATGGCTAAT GTATACCTTTGGTACCCCCTTAATATCGTGACAGGGGGGACGACTGCCAAAATCATGGTCGCTGCCAAGGACAATTTTTTGGGCAAATATATTTACAAAGATACACTCACTAGAAATCTTGCAGCTGTTATTTATAGA GATGAAAAGGAAATGCAGAAGATGGCTATCAAACAGTTTCGTGTCTTGCGGTCTGCTACTGAGTTTAAATATGGCTACAAGCTCGTT GAAAACAACAATCTGCGGGCTGCACTTGCTGCAAATGATGTGATTGAG CTCCCATCCCAGGAAGAGCTCAAAACTGTGCTTGATAAAGTGAAGGACTTCTTTGGGGATGCCAAAGAATCTTTCGGGAAGATGACATTCTTGAACTCAGAAGCAGAAGCATCAGATGACACTGAAGAAAAAACCAAGGGAAAACCCAC GACAAAGAGCTGA
- the LOC140873493 gene encoding cyclin-dependent kinase G-2-like: MAAGRHGGYRDNEFRDREADIGMSRKGIMFPKGACNLIRNGGDMEHEKDQGWSRDHLRSKGRIGPKEMRGTVTNGRDEYHSTFGLSGAGCRSCNLVVSNMDREPGEVFSDGSEEGLHLEVQYDKGIELWKLEHGDQMSHMHNKKRKFSPIVWDRNDGDINRTVKSKTISETNNLPCQPPVLNCYRPSPTFNPSCSERPTDFREVDFSEESRIGLSTKLLDSPSETYSLPVWSDFQEAGEIKNDNVPTACAMISSRWANDADSPAGEGEISGEEYMLKYKRKFVSESAEAKGPRTSSSSELWELKREGFDGMVGRSSVSGKQVRSSSRDCYHGITNKNDDIEVAADQIRNYDDIGVSHSETESEDDLGSRGTPEPAPQRSFNMLQGCRNVDEFERLNKIDEGTYGVVFRARDKKTGEVVALKKVKMEKEREGFPLTSLREINILLSCHHPFIVDVKEVVVGSNLDSIFMVMEYMEHDLKGLIETMKQPFSQSEVKCLMLQLIGGVKYLHDNWVLHRDLKTSNLLLNNRGELKICDFGLARQYGSPLKQYTQLVVTLWYRAPELLLGAKQYSTAIDMWSLGCIMAELLSKEPLFNGNTEVQQLDKIFKILGTPTETIWPGFSKLPGVKKVNFAKNEYNLLRRKFPATSFTGSLVLSDAGFDLLRKLLTYDPDKRITAAEALNHPWFHEVPLPKSKEFMPTFPAQHAQDRRMRRVMKSPDPLKEQMKELRQGELGTGTLLIWWTNISVTAQESDTVDLSSLVLLSLAMTL, encoded by the exons ATGGCGGCTGGAAGACATGGGGGTTACAGGGATAACGAATTCAGAGACCGTGAGGCGGATATTGGAATGTCGAGGAAAGGAATCATGTTTCCAAAAGGGGCTTGTAATCTTATCAGGAATGGGGGGGATATGGAGCATGAGAAGGATCAGGGTTGGAGTCGAGATCATCTCCGTAGCAAGGGTCGGATTGGACCGAAGGAGATGAGAGGGACGGTGACCAATGGTCGTGATGAATATCATTCTACTTTCGGTCTGAGTGGTGCTGGGTGTAGGAGTTGCAATCTTGTGGTTAGCAACATGGATCGAGAGCCTGGGGAAGTTTTCAGCGATGGGTCCGAGGAGGGTCTCCATTTGGAAGTTCAATATGATAAAGGGATTGAGCTTTGGAAGTTGGAACATGGGGATCAAATGTCTCATATGCATAATAAGAAAAGGAAGTTCTCACCAATTGTTTGGGATAGAAACGATGGGGACATTAACAGAACCGTCAAAAGTAAGACCATCTCTGAAACTAATAATCTACCATGTCAACCTCCTGTACTAAACTGTTATCGCCCATCACCTACTTTTAACCCTTCTTGTAGTGAACGTCCCACTGATTTCAGGGAGGTTGATTTTTCAGAAGAATCACGAATTGGCTTATCTACCAAATTGTTAGATTCACCTTCTGAGACTTATTCTCTGCCAGTATGGTCTGATTTCCAGGAAGCTGGGGAAATAAAAAATGACAATGTACCTACTGCATGTGCAATGATATCCTCTCGTTGGGCAAATGATGCTGACTCTCCAGCCGGTGAAGGTGAGATTTCTGGTGAGGAATATATGCTGAAATATAAGAGGAAGTTCGTTTCTGAGTCAGCCGAAGCGAAGGGACCTAGGACATCTTCAAGTTCAGAACTTTGGGAGCTGAAAAGAGAAGGTTTTGACGGGATGGTGGGGAGGTCCTCTGTGTCTGGTAAACAAGTTAGATCTTCCAGTAGAGATTGTTACCATGGCATCACTAACAAGAATGATGACATTGAAGTGGCCGCAGATCAAATACGTAATTATGATGATATTGGTGTTAGCCACTCAGAGACAGAATCTGAGGATGATCTTGGTTCACGTGGTACCCCAGAACCAGCCCCTCAGAGGAGTTTTAATATGCTTCAGGGTTGCAGAAATGTTGACGAGTTTGAGAGATTGAATAAGATAGACGAAGGCACGTATGGAGTTGTTTTTAGAGCCAGAGATAAGAAGACTGGAGAAGTTGTTGCTTTGAAGAAGGTCAAGATGGAGAAAGAAAGAGAAGGGTTTCCTTTGACCTCTCTTAGGGAAATAAACATTCTTCTATCTTGTCATCACCCCTTCATTGTGGATGTTAAAGAAGTAGTTGTGGGGAGCAATCTTGATAGTATTTTTATGGTCATGGAGTACATGGAACATGACCTTAAGGGACTGATTGAGACAATGAAACAGCCTTTTAGTCAAAGTGAAGTGAAATGTCTCATGCTTCAGCTTATAGGTGGTGTAAAGTACTTACATGATAACTGGGTGCTTCACAGAGATCTGAAAACATCAAATTTACTTCTAAATAACCGTGGTGAGTTGAAAATATGTGACTTTGGTCTGGCTCGTCAATATGGGAGCCCGTTGAAACAATATACACAATTGGTGGTTACTTTGTGGTACAG AGCGCCGGAACTTCTTTTGGGAGCTAAACAATATTCGACTGCAATTGATATGTGGTCGCTAGGATGTATAATGGCCGAACTATTATCAAAGGAACCATTGTTTAATGGGAACACCGAGGTTCAACAGCTTGACAAG ATATTTAAAATCCTTGGCACCCCCACTGAGACAATTTGGCCTGGGTTTTCTAAACTCCCTGGAGTGAAGAAGGTTAACTTTGCCAAGAATGA GTATAACCTACTACGTAGGAAATTTCCAGCAACATCCTTCACCGGGTCACTTGTCCTTTCTGATGCTGGATTTGATCTGTTGAGAAAACTTTTAACTTATGACCCTGACAAG CGGATAACTGCTGCAGAGGCTCTTAACCATCCATGGTTCCATGAAGTTCCGCTTCCCAAGTCCAAGGAGTTTATGCCTACTTTTCCTGCTCAGCATGCACAGGACAG ACGTATGCGAAGGGTAATGAAGAGTCCTGATCCATTAAAGGAGCAGATGAAGGAGTTGCGACAAGGAGAATTAGGGACTG GTACTTTGTTGATTTGGTGGACAAACATCTCTGTCACTGCTCAGGAATCAGATACTGTGGATCTTTCGTCTTTGGTTTTGCTGTCTTTAGCGATGACCCTTTGA
- the LOC140873474 gene encoding probable thimet oligopeptidase isoform X2, translated as MNLSASEMLRLADHIVAKSKEVHDAVSLVPLDKVTYANAILPLAELEALHFPLIQSCVFPKLVSGSEDIRKASAEAERRIDAHISTCSKREDVYRVVRTFTAKGNWQSPEVKRFAQYLVQNFERNGLNLTCTKREELQRLRTQIDELSLRYIKNINDDNSFILLHEMELVGLPPDFLKTLDKAENGKFKIMLRSHHVAPILDYCKVGSTRKSVAVAYGQRCEVNLSVLEKLIQLRHKLARLLGYANYAEYAIDIRMASSSTKVFDFLEKISTSLTDLASKELSLLKELKRKEEGELSFGIEDLQYYVKRVKEQQFDLDFEVIKQYFPVGLVLSGIFKICQDLFGLRFEEVADADVWHQDVQLFSAFDLSSGEQLGYFYLDLYSREGKYGHTCVVSLQNGSNVNSVRQIPVAVLISQLQKEVNRHSTLLRFSEVVNLFHEFGHVVHHICNRASFARFSGLLVDPDLVEIPSLVLENWCYESSFLKMVSGFHQDITKPIEDDICRLLERWRFPFSAIKLKQEIVYCLFDQIIHSVENVDMLGLLNHLHSKVMLGLPMLEGTNPASCFPRTVVGYEATCYSRIWSEVFAADIFATKFRDDIFNQNAGMQFRNKVLCAGGAKDPLEILTDFLGREPSLQAFIDSKNH; from the exons ATGAATTTATCTGCCTCGGAAATGCTGCGACTGGCAGACCACATTGTTGCAAAATCTAAGGAAGTTCATGATGCAGTTTCTTTAGTTCCACTGGACAAG GTAACTTATGCCAATGCTATTCTGCCATTAGCTGAACTAGAAGCACTGCATTTTCCTCTGATACAATCTTGTGTGTTCCCAAAATTGGTATCTGGTTCTGAAGATATTCGTAAGGCTAGTGCTGAAGCTGAGCGGCGAATTGATGCTCATATCTCCACATGCAG TAAGCGTGAAGATGTTTACCGTGTTGTCAGAACTTTCACAGCAAAGGGGAACTGGCAGAGCCCTGAAGTTAAACGTTTTGCACAGTATTTG GTTCAAAACTTTGAACGGAATGGATTAAATCTTACATGCACCAAGAGGGAGGAATTACAGCGGCTGAGGACACAAATAGATGAGCTAAGTTTGCGATACATCAAAAATATAAATGATGACAATTCATTTATTCTTCTCCATGAAATGGAGCTAGTTGGTTTACCTCCAGATTTTCTCAAG ACTTTGGACAAAGCTGAAAATGGTAAATTCAAGATCATGCTGAGAAGCCATCATGTTGCACCCATCCTGGATTATTGCAAg GTTGGGTCAACCAGGAAGTCTGTAGCTGTTGCTTATGGCCAGAGATGTGAAGTCAATCTCTCTGTATTGGAAAAGCTG ATCCAGTTGCGGCATAAACTTGCCAGGTTACTTGGCTATGCTAACTATGCGGAGTATGCCATCGATATTAGAATGGCAAGCTCATCGACTAAG GTGTTCGATTTCTTAGAGAAAATATCTACAAGCTTAACTGATTTGGCCTCAAAGGAACTTTCTTTGTTAAAAGAATTGAAG AGAAAAGAGGAGGGTGAACTTTCCTTTGGAATCGAGGACCTACAATACTATGTCAAGAGGGTCAAAGAACAGCAATTTGATCTGGATTTTGAAGTTATTAAACAGTACTTCCCTGTTGGTTTAGTTTTGTCAGGAATCTTTAAAATCTGCCAGGACCTTTTTG GCTTAAGATTTGAGGAAGTAGCAGATGCAGATGTTTGGCATCAGGACGTTCAACTTTTTTCAGCTTTTGATTTGAGCTCTGGTGAACAACTGGGTTATTTCTATCTCGATTTGTATTCCAG GGAAGGAAAATATGGCCACACTTGTGTTGTATCTCTTCAGAATGGTTCAAATGTTAACAGTGTGAGACAG ATTCCGGTGGCTGTATTAATTTCTCAGTTGCAGAAGGAAGTTAACAGGCACTCCACCTTGCTGCGATTCTCCGAAGTAGTGAACTTATTCCACGAGTTTGGTCATGTG GTCCATCATATTTGCAACCGCGCCTCCTTCGCTAGATTTTCTGGCTTACTAGTGGATCCTGACCTTGTGGAGATCCCTTCCCTCGTATTGGAAAACTG GTGTTATGAAAGCAGTTTTCTTAAAATGGTCTCTGGTTTCCATCAG GATATCACAAAGCCAATCGAGGATGACATATGTAGATTGCTTGAAAGATGGAGATTTCCGTTCTCAGCAATCAAACTGAAACAAGAGATTGTTTATT GTCTTTTTGATCAGATCATACATTCGGTCGAAAATGTAGACATGCTTGGGCTTTTGAATCATCTTCATTCAAAG GTCATGTTAGGATTGCCAATGTTAGAAGGAACAAACCCAGCATCATGCTTTCCTCGTACAGTCGTTGGCTACGAAGCCACTTGTTACAGTCGGATATGGAGTGAG GTGTTTGCGGCTGATATATTTGCCACAAAGTTCCGTGATGACATATTTAACCAAAATGCTGGGATGCAGTTTCGGAATAAG GTACTATGTGCAGGTGGTGCAAAAGACCCATTAGAGATATTGACAGATTTTCTTGGAAGGGAGCCTTCGTTACAAGCTTTCATAGACAGCAAAAATCATTAA
- the LOC140873474 gene encoding probable thimet oligopeptidase isoform X1, with translation METEGKKKERRNLIALTGAAALVAVAVNFAVVAFNTHYKNRRKKTVPGSNFRMNLSASEMLRLADHIVAKSKEVHDAVSLVPLDKVTYANAILPLAELEALHFPLIQSCVFPKLVSGSEDIRKASAEAERRIDAHISTCSKREDVYRVVRTFTAKGNWQSPEVKRFAQYLVQNFERNGLNLTCTKREELQRLRTQIDELSLRYIKNINDDNSFILLHEMELVGLPPDFLKTLDKAENGKFKIMLRSHHVAPILDYCKVGSTRKSVAVAYGQRCEVNLSVLEKLIQLRHKLARLLGYANYAEYAIDIRMASSSTKVFDFLEKISTSLTDLASKELSLLKELKRKEEGELSFGIEDLQYYVKRVKEQQFDLDFEVIKQYFPVGLVLSGIFKICQDLFGLRFEEVADADVWHQDVQLFSAFDLSSGEQLGYFYLDLYSREGKYGHTCVVSLQNGSNVNSVRQIPVAVLISQLQKEVNRHSTLLRFSEVVNLFHEFGHVVHHICNRASFARFSGLLVDPDLVEIPSLVLENWCYESSFLKMVSGFHQDITKPIEDDICRLLERWRFPFSAIKLKQEIVYCLFDQIIHSVENVDMLGLLNHLHSKVMLGLPMLEGTNPASCFPRTVVGYEATCYSRIWSEVFAADIFATKFRDDIFNQNAGMQFRNKVLCAGGAKDPLEILTDFLGREPSLQAFIDSKNH, from the exons ATGGAGACAGAGGGCAAGAAGAAAGAGAGGAGGAATTTAATAGCTTTAACCGGCGCCGCTGCTCTTGTCGCCGTTGCAGTCAACTTTGCTGTCGTTGCATTTAATACCCATTATAAAAATCGCAGGAAGAAAA CTGTTCCTGGATCAAATTTTAGGATGAATTTATCTGCCTCGGAAATGCTGCGACTGGCAGACCACATTGTTGCAAAATCTAAGGAAGTTCATGATGCAGTTTCTTTAGTTCCACTGGACAAG GTAACTTATGCCAATGCTATTCTGCCATTAGCTGAACTAGAAGCACTGCATTTTCCTCTGATACAATCTTGTGTGTTCCCAAAATTGGTATCTGGTTCTGAAGATATTCGTAAGGCTAGTGCTGAAGCTGAGCGGCGAATTGATGCTCATATCTCCACATGCAG TAAGCGTGAAGATGTTTACCGTGTTGTCAGAACTTTCACAGCAAAGGGGAACTGGCAGAGCCCTGAAGTTAAACGTTTTGCACAGTATTTG GTTCAAAACTTTGAACGGAATGGATTAAATCTTACATGCACCAAGAGGGAGGAATTACAGCGGCTGAGGACACAAATAGATGAGCTAAGTTTGCGATACATCAAAAATATAAATGATGACAATTCATTTATTCTTCTCCATGAAATGGAGCTAGTTGGTTTACCTCCAGATTTTCTCAAG ACTTTGGACAAAGCTGAAAATGGTAAATTCAAGATCATGCTGAGAAGCCATCATGTTGCACCCATCCTGGATTATTGCAAg GTTGGGTCAACCAGGAAGTCTGTAGCTGTTGCTTATGGCCAGAGATGTGAAGTCAATCTCTCTGTATTGGAAAAGCTG ATCCAGTTGCGGCATAAACTTGCCAGGTTACTTGGCTATGCTAACTATGCGGAGTATGCCATCGATATTAGAATGGCAAGCTCATCGACTAAG GTGTTCGATTTCTTAGAGAAAATATCTACAAGCTTAACTGATTTGGCCTCAAAGGAACTTTCTTTGTTAAAAGAATTGAAG AGAAAAGAGGAGGGTGAACTTTCCTTTGGAATCGAGGACCTACAATACTATGTCAAGAGGGTCAAAGAACAGCAATTTGATCTGGATTTTGAAGTTATTAAACAGTACTTCCCTGTTGGTTTAGTTTTGTCAGGAATCTTTAAAATCTGCCAGGACCTTTTTG GCTTAAGATTTGAGGAAGTAGCAGATGCAGATGTTTGGCATCAGGACGTTCAACTTTTTTCAGCTTTTGATTTGAGCTCTGGTGAACAACTGGGTTATTTCTATCTCGATTTGTATTCCAG GGAAGGAAAATATGGCCACACTTGTGTTGTATCTCTTCAGAATGGTTCAAATGTTAACAGTGTGAGACAG ATTCCGGTGGCTGTATTAATTTCTCAGTTGCAGAAGGAAGTTAACAGGCACTCCACCTTGCTGCGATTCTCCGAAGTAGTGAACTTATTCCACGAGTTTGGTCATGTG GTCCATCATATTTGCAACCGCGCCTCCTTCGCTAGATTTTCTGGCTTACTAGTGGATCCTGACCTTGTGGAGATCCCTTCCCTCGTATTGGAAAACTG GTGTTATGAAAGCAGTTTTCTTAAAATGGTCTCTGGTTTCCATCAG GATATCACAAAGCCAATCGAGGATGACATATGTAGATTGCTTGAAAGATGGAGATTTCCGTTCTCAGCAATCAAACTGAAACAAGAGATTGTTTATT GTCTTTTTGATCAGATCATACATTCGGTCGAAAATGTAGACATGCTTGGGCTTTTGAATCATCTTCATTCAAAG GTCATGTTAGGATTGCCAATGTTAGAAGGAACAAACCCAGCATCATGCTTTCCTCGTACAGTCGTTGGCTACGAAGCCACTTGTTACAGTCGGATATGGAGTGAG GTGTTTGCGGCTGATATATTTGCCACAAAGTTCCGTGATGACATATTTAACCAAAATGCTGGGATGCAGTTTCGGAATAAG GTACTATGTGCAGGTGGTGCAAAAGACCCATTAGAGATATTGACAGATTTTCTTGGAAGGGAGCCTTCGTTACAAGCTTTCATAGACAGCAAAAATCATTAA